One Methanococcus aeolicus Nankai-3 DNA segment encodes these proteins:
- the csm4 gene encoding type III-A CRISPR-associated RAMP protein Csm4, translated as MYNIIKLIPKENSKYHFGEGDLTESSTILHSHSLFSALVNNFVRLYGDEEFKKYAEKIKELRISSLYPAIYQFNLDNLNKIKQEILFIPKPMLKLGFDDNTTKELEEKPKDVKKIKFISLNALKDHNKKELKKITIGKEYLISDEEKKEFEYKNPENMDLFKKIIEQKVSIDRIKGTTLEDDDKGQLYSIEFIKPLRKKNKKDNKKDKTDKNNKNIINIVGFYFLIDFMGINGDLAKKINASINLIKDEGLGGKRSIGAGTFEDIIIDEFNEDLNKEYISKEKRLTLSIAVPNDEKEFESFCNYQLIKIGGYIYPSPNHMEHITKLKKNIYAIAEGSICDKEIKGKTENLRPDETIHEVILNGHAISIPVIFYEELNEEEGRL; from the coding sequence ATGTATAATATTATAAAACTTATCCCAAAGGAAAATAGCAAATACCATTTTGGAGAAGGGGATTTAACTGAAAGTTCGACTATATTACATTCTCATAGTTTGTTTTCTGCGCTTGTAAATAATTTTGTTAGGTTATACGGCGATGAGGAATTTAAAAAATATGCGGAGAAAATAAAAGAATTGAGAATATCGTCGCTATATCCTGCAATATATCAATTTAATTTAGATAATTTGAATAAAATCAAGCAAGAAATACTGTTTATACCAAAACCTATGTTAAAATTAGGATTTGATGACAATACTACAAAAGAATTAGAAGAAAAACCAAAAGATGTTAAAAAAATTAAATTTATATCATTAAATGCTTTAAAAGACCATAATAAAAAGGAATTGAAAAAAATAACCATTGGTAAAGAGTATCTAATATCTGATGAAGAAAAAAAAGAATTTGAATATAAGAATCCTGAAAATATGGATTTATTTAAAAAAATAATAGAACAAAAGGTTTCAATAGATAGAATAAAAGGAACTACTCTTGAAGATGATGACAAGGGGCAGTTATATTCAATCGAATTTATAAAACCTTTAAGAAAAAAGAATAAAAAAGATAATAAAAAAGATAAAACGGACAAGAATAATAAAAATATAATAAATATCGTTGGATTTTATTTTTTAATTGATTTTATGGGCATTAATGGAGATTTAGCAAAAAAAATCAATGCATCCATAAATTTAATTAAAGATGAAGGATTGGGTGGAAAAAGGAGCATTGGAGCTGGAACTTTTGAAGATATTATAATCGATGAATTCAACGAAGATTTAAATAAAGAATATATCTCCAAAGAGAAAAGACTAACTTTATCCATTGCAGTTCCAAATGACGAAAAAGAATTTGAAAGTTTTTGCAATTATCAACTAATTAAAATCGGAGGTTATATTTACCCTTCACCAAATCATATGGAGCACATTACAAAACTTAAAAAGAATATATATGCAATTGCAGAAGGTTCCATATGTGATAAAGAAATCAAAGGTAAGACTGAAAATTTAAGACCTGATGAGACAATTCATGAAGTAATACTTAATGGACATGCAATTTCCATTCCAGTAATATTCTATGAAGAATTAAATGAGGAGGAGGGGAGATTATGA
- the csm3 gene encoding type III-A CRISPR-associated RAMP protein Csm3, which produces MENKITLNGKLILKGKIITETGLHIGGIAETLKIGGSDNPVIRDKNGRVFIPGSSLKGKIRSLLEVKDGKYKLNKGEAQPCNCGDCPICMLFGPHKSENIKEPARAIVRDAYLNKEKPVHEYLEIKPENVIDRVKGTAQHPRFIERVVAGSEFDYEVVFNIYDENRDKELIKKFIEGIKLLEDDYLGGSGSRGYGKIKFEKLTAIYRPKGYYEGIKNEIELATEKDDNNLDELIKLIDKINF; this is translated from the coding sequence ATGGAAAATAAAATAACCTTAAACGGAAAACTAATATTAAAAGGTAAAATCATAACAGAAACCGGATTGCATATTGGTGGAATAGCAGAAACCTTAAAGATAGGAGGCTCTGACAATCCAGTAATAAGAGATAAAAATGGAAGAGTATTTATTCCAGGAAGTTCGTTAAAGGGGAAAATTAGAAGTTTGTTAGAGGTAAAGGATGGTAAATATAAATTAAATAAGGGTGAAGCACAGCCATGTAATTGTGGAGATTGTCCAATTTGTATGTTATTTGGGCCCCATAAATCAGAAAATATAAAAGAACCTGCAAGAGCTATTGTAAGGGATGCTTATTTAAATAAAGAAAAGCCGGTTCATGAATATTTAGAAATAAAACCAGAAAATGTAATAGATAGAGTTAAAGGAACCGCGCAACATCCAAGATTTATTGAAAGAGTGGTTGCAGGAAGTGAATTTGATTATGAAGTTGTTTTTAACATATATGATGAAAATAGGGATAAAGAATTAATTAAAAAATTTATTGAAGGTATAAAATTATTGGAAGACGATTATTTGGGAGGAAGCGGTTCAAGAGGATACGGTAAAATAAAATTTGAAAAATTAACAGCAATATATAGACCAAAAGGGTACTATGAAGGTATAAAAAATGAAATTGAATTAGCAACTGAAAAAGATGACAATAATTTAGATGAGTTAATTAAATTAATAGATAAAATTAACTTTTAA
- the csm2 gene encoding type III-A CRISPR-associated protein Csm2 encodes MNWANNPNVKFKGGGNFMGNQKKNHNSGKKEEESVQSNDDINKILNLRPENIGILINKAEKFAEEIKAMPSSKLRDFYDYVVQIDESMSEDEDNNNNWYLKLMLLKPKMAYQASKETNKGKQIALKMLEKEFTKILDTIKNDKNKFKNFKTFFEAVVAYHKGHNNQ; translated from the coding sequence ATGAACTGGGCAAATAATCCAAATGTTAAATTTAAAGGAGGAGGTAATTTTATGGGAAATCAGAAAAAAAATCATAATTCAGGTAAGAAGGAAGAAGAGTCAGTGCAGTCAAATGATGATATTAACAAAATATTGAATTTAAGGCCTGAAAATATTGGAATATTGATTAACAAAGCAGAAAAATTTGCAGAAGAAATTAAAGCCATGCCATCTTCAAAATTAAGGGATTTCTATGATTATGTAGTTCAAATTGATGAATCAATGAGTGAGGATGAAGATAATAACAACAATTGGTATCTTAAATTAATGTTGTTAAAGCCAAAAATGGCATACCAAGCAAGCAAAGAGACTAACAAGGGGAAACAAATAGCGTTGAAAATGTTGGAAAAAGAATTTACCAAGATATTAGATACTATTAAAAATGACAAAAATAAATTTAAAAACTTTAAAACATTTTTTGAAGCTGTTGTAGCATATCATAAAGGACATAATAACCAATAA
- the cas10 gene encoding type III-A CRISPR-associated protein Cas10/Csm1 — MDENEYEALKIGALLHDIGKWYKLLDNDSSENNGSNNGHVDYGVKFIGGKINFKEYWGSNNSEIEKIKTIKFLIENHHGENNENKLLNILKISDKLSNGELITYNKNASSNDDLNLASIFENISISENENNKKTSNKNYIYPLMPLNVSEKSFPKINIDNNTKKVDDEDFKKINNFEDLLLFIQKYTWCVPSTYNMEKKDSNYFSDVSLYDHLKTTCAIACCLYNNKDKLDVKNLLDNLDDEANKIKEIINNYEVKEKNKKEDNEILLKEKLDEIKYINEHKFSLIHGDISGVQDFIFNITSKGANKSLKGRSFYLDFLTELCARYVVNELNLPIANILFYGGGHFYILSHNIEDKKVNDFEEKINDILFDKFGANLYVAIGKVNLRPIDFLIDCMDEDAKIGIPYKWKEAADETSKKKMKKFEYKGMKLFEAKGSGDENKRCKICKSENAKITNEKCEYCESFEELTTILRDFGIEKKFSVEQIKDLKVLTDFFKNKMVEFENNIYELPDNEGNLKIPYKLGSIAFPMDNNKIKEFSELGEDAEKRTGTNKLAILKMDVDNLGKIITKGLNKPTISRLSTLSSMLTLFFTGYIPYLIKTGKAETVFEEEGNVVKKVEYKNNVYLTYSGGDDTLIVGAWDVVWDLAKEINDKFKEFVCNNPDITLSAGVVLVSPKFEYRKGVYLAEEELENAKENIMEVNGKKLEKDSVSIFGLSLNWGKIEKVDGYENNFIEAMQKPDKKRIVHLVQKTSSNLKKAVSKNVSENGIQINIPYLWRMKYYLYRNYSNKNGELDENVEFIYNYLTNIENKIKKGNIDELKEIAFNDMIIASRIAELKSR; from the coding sequence ATGGATGAAAATGAATATGAAGCGTTAAAAATTGGTGCATTATTACATGATATTGGAAAATGGTATAAACTTTTAGATAATGATTCAAGTGAAAATAATGGGTCTAATAACGGTCATGTAGATTATGGGGTTAAATTTATTGGGGGCAAGATAAATTTTAAAGAATACTGGGGTTCAAACAATTCCGAAATTGAAAAAATTAAAACTATAAAATTTTTGATAGAAAACCACCATGGAGAAAATAACGAAAATAAATTATTAAATATATTAAAAATATCGGATAAATTAAGCAATGGAGAATTAATAACATATAATAAAAATGCGAGCTCTAATGATGATCTAAATTTAGCATCAATTTTTGAAAATATATCTATATCGGAAAATGAAAATAACAAAAAAACTTCTAATAAAAACTATATATATCCATTAATGCCTTTGAATGTATCTGAAAAATCGTTTCCAAAGATAAATATAGATAACAATACTAAAAAAGTAGATGACGAAGATTTTAAAAAAATTAATAATTTTGAAGATTTACTGTTATTTATACAGAAATATACTTGGTGTGTTCCTTCGACATACAATATGGAGAAAAAAGATTCCAATTATTTTTCTGATGTATCATTATATGACCATCTAAAAACCACCTGTGCTATTGCATGTTGTTTGTATAACAATAAAGATAAATTAGATGTTAAAAATCTTTTAGATAATTTAGACGATGAAGCCAATAAAATAAAAGAAATTATAAATAATTATGAAGTTAAAGAGAAAAATAAAAAAGAAGATAATGAAATATTATTAAAAGAGAAATTAGATGAAATAAAATATATCAATGAACACAAATTTTCCCTTATTCATGGGGATATTTCGGGAGTTCAGGATTTTATATTTAACATTACTTCAAAAGGAGCTAATAAATCGCTTAAAGGTAGAAGTTTTTATTTAGATTTTTTAACGGAGCTCTGTGCAAGATATGTTGTTAATGAGTTGAATTTACCTATTGCAAATATATTATTTTACGGGGGAGGGCATTTTTATATATTATCTCACAACATTGAAGATAAAAAAGTGAATGATTTTGAAGAAAAAATAAACGATATATTGTTTGATAAATTCGGTGCAAATTTATATGTGGCAATTGGAAAGGTGAATTTAAGACCTATTGATTTTTTAATAGATTGTATGGATGAGGATGCCAAAATTGGAATACCATATAAATGGAAAGAAGCAGCAGATGAAACTTCAAAGAAGAAAATGAAAAAATTTGAATACAAGGGAATGAAGTTATTTGAAGCAAAAGGAAGCGGAGACGAAAACAAAAGATGTAAAATATGTAAAAGTGAAAATGCTAAAATTACCAATGAAAAATGCGAATATTGCGAATCTTTTGAAGAATTAACAACAATATTAAGAGATTTTGGAATTGAAAAAAAATTTAGTGTGGAACAAATTAAAGATTTGAAAGTATTGACTGATTTCTTTAAAAATAAAATGGTTGAATTCGAAAATAATATCTACGAACTACCTGATAATGAGGGCAATCTAAAAATTCCTTATAAATTAGGTTCAATAGCATTTCCAATGGATAACAATAAAATAAAAGAATTCTCTGAATTAGGAGAAGATGCAGAAAAAAGAACCGGGACAAATAAACTAGCCATTTTAAAGATGGATGTAGATAATTTAGGTAAAATAATTACAAAAGGGTTAAATAAACCAACAATATCAAGATTAAGCACACTGAGCTCTATGCTAACATTGTTTTTTACTGGTTATATTCCATATTTAATTAAAACTGGAAAGGCAGAAACTGTTTTTGAAGAAGAAGGTAATGTTGTAAAAAAAGTTGAATATAAAAACAATGTTTATTTAACTTACTCAGGAGGTGATGATACATTAATCGTTGGAGCATGGGATGTTGTTTGGGATTTGGCAAAAGAGATAAATGATAAGTTTAAAGAATTCGTCTGCAATAATCCAGACATTACATTAAGTGCAGGTGTTGTATTAGTAAGTCCAAAATTTGAATATAGAAAAGGAGTTTATTTAGCAGAAGAAGAATTGGAAAATGCAAAAGAAAATATTATGGAAGTAAATGGAAAAAAGTTGGAAAAAGATTCAGTGAGTATATTTGGATTATCTCTGAATTGGGGTAAAATTGAGAAGGTAGATGGCTATGAAAATAATTTTATTGAGGCAATGCAAAAACCAGACAAAAAGAGAATAGTTCATTTAGTTCAAAAGACATCTTCAAATTTAAAAAAGGCTGTGAGTAAAAATGTTTCTGAAAATGGAATTCAAATTAATATTCCTTACCTGTGGAGGATGAAATATTATCTGTATAGAAATTACTCTAACAAAAATGGGGAGTTGGATGAAAATGTAGAGTTTATATATAATTATCTGACAAATATCGAAAATAAAATAAAAAAAGGCAATATTGATGAATTAAAAGAGATTGCCTTTAACGACATGATAATTGCTTCAAGAATTGCAGAATTAAAATCAAGATAG
- a CDS encoding EF-Tu/IF-2/RF-3 family GTPase, which translates to MKNIGIGLFGDIRDAGKNLGKAGTSTDITLYNYKNGDDAIFIIEPTKYPEKIMPLLYTINLMDYALIFVDEVKAELAETLLILDMCGVSKGALVVGEYVDVNQLKAIISNTSMKDFEIMEKDYINIREKLMELPIDIAGAPNNDFVKIPIDHFFMVRSVGTVILGRVLKGATKIHDNLRVYPTENKAMVKSIQVNDKNYDEAPQFSRVGLALKGVKAEDLDRGMILSNGDLEVSSELTLNMKWNPYMQKEIAVGEGYQINIGLQTVSSEVIEKEGDIIKLKLLKPVVYEKGDKAILIDGSAKIRIIGVSEL; encoded by the coding sequence ATGAAAAATATAGGAATAGGATTATTTGGAGACATTAGAGATGCAGGAAAGAATTTAGGAAAGGCAGGAACTTCCACAGATATAACGCTATATAATTATAAAAATGGAGATGATGCTATTTTTATAATTGAACCTACAAAATATCCAGAAAAAATAATGCCATTATTATATACCATAAATTTAATGGACTATGCGTTAATTTTCGTAGATGAGGTAAAGGCAGAATTGGCAGAAACATTATTAATATTGGATATGTGCGGAGTAAGTAAAGGAGCTCTGGTGGTTGGAGAATATGTTGATGTAAATCAATTAAAGGCAATTATTTCAAATACCTCAATGAAAGACTTTGAGATTATGGAAAAGGACTATATAAATATAAGAGAAAAATTAATGGAGCTCCCAATAGATATAGCAGGAGCTCCCAACAATGATTTTGTAAAAATACCAATTGACCACTTTTTTATGGTTAGAAGTGTGGGGACTGTAATATTGGGGAGAGTTTTAAAAGGAGCTACAAAAATACATGATAATTTAAGGGTTTATCCTACTGAAAATAAGGCAATGGTAAAATCCATACAGGTAAATGATAAAAATTATGATGAGGCACCTCAATTTTCAAGAGTTGGTTTGGCATTAAAAGGAGTTAAAGCCGAAGATTTGGATAGGGGTATGATATTATCTAATGGTGATTTGGAAGTATCCAGCGAATTAACGCTAAATATGAAATGGAATCCATATATGCAAAAAGAAATAGCCGTAGGAGAAGGATACCAAATAAATATCGGATTACAAACAGTAAGTAGTGAAGTAATCGAAAAAGAAGGAGATATAATTAAATTAAAATTATTAAAACCAGTAGTTTATGAAAAAGGAGATAAAGCAATATTAATTGACGGAAGTGCAAAAATAAGAATAATCGGAGTTTCCGAATTGTAA
- the coaBC gene encoding bifunctional phosphopantothenoylcysteine decarboxylase/phosphopantothenate--cysteine ligase CoaBC, with product MHPTKKLKYAKSKLLDGKTIVVAVSSSIAAIETPKLMRELLRHGADVRCIATEESRKIIGEASLEFGCGAPIDYDITGKIEHVELYEECDAMLIFPATANIVSKISLGIADNIINTTATMFFEKKPIFIVPAMHQNMIDTIDNHLINLSGKKDVHIISPKMEEEKAKVPSIETVVGEVIDKLNKKENKDNNNNNKKVLILSGGTAEFIDKVRIISNLSSGKTGYLLSQCFIKDGFDVSVIYAMGKKPPYYVNSYNTLSATEMLNKALDIGKDADIIISCAAISDYTPLEEQKGKISSDKEELTIKLKKNPKVIKELKKAFPNKIIVGFKAEYGIPEQELIEKSIKKLKDANLDYIVANDLSKHYFGDDYNEVILIDKNNNIKKYKGKKSDIMENIKNEIIANLRTFSH from the coding sequence ATGCACCCTACAAAAAAATTAAAATATGCTAAATCAAAACTATTGGATGGTAAAACTATTGTTGTTGCAGTGTCATCATCAATTGCAGCAATTGAGACTCCAAAGTTAATGAGGGAGCTCCTAAGACATGGGGCTGATGTGAGATGTATTGCCACAGAGGAATCAAGAAAAATAATTGGAGAGGCATCATTGGAGTTTGGTTGCGGAGCTCCGATAGATTACGACATCACCGGAAAAATTGAGCATGTGGAATTATATGAAGAATGTGATGCAATGCTAATATTCCCAGCTACGGCAAATATAGTAAGTAAAATATCATTAGGTATTGCAGATAATATAATAAATACTACGGCTACAATGTTTTTTGAGAAAAAGCCAATATTTATAGTTCCAGCAATGCACCAAAATATGATAGATACAATAGACAACCATTTAATTAATTTAAGTGGTAAAAAAGATGTACATATAATATCTCCGAAAATGGAGGAAGAAAAGGCAAAAGTTCCATCAATTGAAACTGTTGTAGGTGAAGTTATCGATAAATTAAATAAAAAAGAAAATAAAGATAACAATAACAACAATAAAAAAGTATTAATATTATCGGGTGGAACGGCGGAATTTATTGATAAAGTTAGAATAATAAGCAATTTATCTTCTGGAAAAACTGGTTATTTGCTTTCTCAGTGCTTTATTAAAGATGGTTTTGATGTATCTGTTATATATGCAATGGGCAAAAAACCACCATATTATGTAAATTCATACAATACGCTCAGTGCTACGGAAATGTTAAATAAAGCATTGGATATTGGAAAAGATGCAGATATAATAATCTCCTGTGCAGCAATATCGGATTATACTCCATTGGAAGAGCAAAAGGGAAAAATAAGTTCGGATAAAGAGGAATTAACAATAAAATTAAAGAAAAATCCAAAAGTAATAAAAGAACTTAAAAAGGCATTTCCAAATAAAATAATTGTTGGATTTAAGGCAGAATATGGAATACCAGAACAGGAATTAATTGAAAAAAGTATAAAAAAACTTAAAGATGCCAATTTAGATTATATTGTAGCCAATGATTTATCCAAACATTATTTTGGCGATGATTACAACGAGGTAATTTTAATAGATAAAAATAATAATATTAAAAAATACAAGGGCAAAAAATCCGATATAATGGAAAATATTAAAAATGAAATTATAGCCAATCTTCGAACTTTTTCGCACTAA